The Kluyvera intermedia genome window below encodes:
- a CDS encoding sugar ABC transporter ATP-binding protein has product MADYQEILSMSGIGKTYNEPVLSHINLTLYAGKVLALTGENGAGKSTLSKIIGGLITPTTGTMTYLGQPYAPASRKEAEKLGIRMVMQELNLLPTLTIAENLFLETLPNWGGWINRKRLREQALPVMSMVGLQALDPDMLVGELGIGHQQMIEIARNLIGDSRILILDEPTAMLTSREVELLFEQIQLFKRRGVSLVYISHRLDELAQIADDITVLRDGNVVCTDDIKRYSSDQLVSLMVGRDLDSTFDVSARRQGDPILKVEHFTRGEALQDISLTLHRGEVLGISGLVGAGRTELMRAIFGADRIDSGQLLVGCPLKPVTIRSPSEAIAHRIALVTEDRKGEGLLLPHSVAANTSLGNSEKVSRLSWLNGHQEQQLAQKYISRLGIRTAGAEFAVDSLSGGNQQKVLISRWLERNCDIILFDEPTRGIDVGAKRDIYLLLNELTQSGKGLIVVSSDLRELMLICDRIAVLSAGKLVKTFTRDSWTQDAILAAAFSGYQHATGNLHDE; this is encoded by the coding sequence ATGGCTGATTATCAAGAAATTCTGTCAATGTCCGGCATCGGTAAAACCTACAATGAACCGGTGCTGAGCCATATCAATCTGACCTTATATGCAGGAAAAGTGCTGGCGCTTACGGGGGAGAACGGCGCCGGCAAAAGTACGCTGTCTAAAATTATCGGCGGCCTGATTACCCCAACGACCGGAACAATGACCTACCTCGGGCAGCCTTATGCCCCGGCCAGCCGCAAAGAGGCGGAGAAGCTCGGTATCCGTATGGTGATGCAGGAGCTGAATCTGCTACCGACCTTAACGATTGCTGAGAACCTCTTTCTTGAGACATTACCCAACTGGGGCGGATGGATAAACCGTAAACGGCTGCGGGAGCAGGCGTTGCCTGTGATGTCGATGGTCGGTTTGCAGGCGCTTGACCCGGATATGCTGGTGGGAGAACTTGGCATCGGTCATCAGCAGATGATTGAAATTGCCCGCAACCTCATTGGCGACAGCCGAATTCTAATCCTTGATGAACCCACCGCCATGCTTACCAGCCGTGAAGTTGAACTGCTGTTTGAACAAATTCAGCTCTTTAAGCGACGTGGTGTCTCACTGGTCTATATCTCTCATCGCCTCGATGAGCTTGCGCAAATCGCGGATGATATTACGGTGCTACGTGATGGTAACGTCGTCTGCACGGATGATATTAAACGGTATAGCAGCGATCAGCTGGTTTCACTGATGGTGGGGCGCGATCTGGACAGCACTTTTGACGTCAGTGCACGACGTCAGGGTGACCCAATACTGAAGGTCGAGCATTTTACCCGCGGCGAAGCGCTACAGGATATCTCCTTGACCTTACATCGCGGCGAAGTTCTGGGTATCAGTGGGTTGGTGGGGGCGGGAAGAACCGAATTGATGCGGGCGATTTTTGGCGCAGACCGTATCGACAGCGGGCAGTTACTGGTGGGCTGTCCGCTGAAACCTGTCACCATTCGCTCGCCATCGGAGGCGATTGCTCACCGCATTGCATTGGTGACGGAAGATCGTAAAGGAGAGGGCTTGTTGCTGCCCCATTCGGTTGCGGCGAACACCTCACTGGGTAATAGCGAAAAGGTTAGCCGCCTGTCATGGCTCAACGGTCATCAGGAGCAGCAACTGGCGCAGAAGTATATCTCCCGGCTCGGGATCCGTACCGCCGGGGCCGAGTTCGCTGTGGATAGCCTATCCGGTGGTAACCAGCAAAAGGTGCTGATTAGCCGCTGGCTGGAGCGTAATTGCGACATCATCCTTTTTGATGAACCGACACGCGGTATTGATGTTGGTGCAAAGAGAGACATTTATCTGCTGCTTAATGAATTGACGCAGAGCGGCAAGGGGCTAATCGTTGTCTCCAGCGATCTCAGAGAACTGATGCTGATTTGTGACCGTATCGCGGTACTGTCTGCCGGCAAGTTAGTGAAGACCTTTACCCGTGATAGCTGGACGCAGGACGCGATTCTGGCCGCGGCTTTTTCTGGCTATCAACACGCCACAGGGAACTTACACGATGAGTAA
- a CDS encoding ABC transporter permease: protein MSNTSLPVKRHTASWRILSSYLGLIGALLAMIILFSFLSDHFLSLNTFSTIANQIPDLMVMSVGMTFVLIIAGIDLSVGSVLALSAAVVSVTYLNLHWSPWLAALSGIVAATFVGSLTGLISVIWRIPTFIVSLGMLEMARGSAYQLTDSRTAYIGSSFDFLADPIVFGISPSFVIAILVIIAGHLVLTRTIFGRHLIGIGTNEEAVRLSGINPAPYKVIVFALMGALAGLASLFQVARLEAADPNGGVGMELQVIAAVVIGGTSLMGGRGSVICTFLGALIISVLAAGLAQIGASEPTKRVITGAVIVVAVVLDTYRSHRQKR from the coding sequence ATGAGTAACACTTCACTACCCGTTAAAAGACACACTGCTTCATGGCGCATTCTGAGCAGTTATCTGGGATTAATTGGCGCGTTGCTGGCGATGATTATCCTGTTCTCATTCTTAAGCGATCACTTTTTAAGTCTGAATACCTTTAGCACTATCGCCAATCAAATCCCTGACCTGATGGTGATGTCGGTAGGAATGACGTTTGTATTGATTATTGCCGGTATTGATCTGTCGGTGGGCTCGGTTCTGGCGCTGTCAGCGGCGGTAGTGAGCGTCACCTATCTCAATCTGCACTGGTCGCCATGGCTGGCGGCGTTGTCAGGTATTGTGGCGGCAACATTTGTGGGCTCACTGACCGGGCTTATCTCGGTTATCTGGCGTATTCCAACGTTTATTGTCTCTTTGGGGATGCTGGAGATGGCCCGCGGTAGTGCGTATCAGCTGACGGATTCGCGTACTGCCTATATCGGTTCGAGCTTTGATTTTCTGGCCGACCCGATTGTTTTCGGCATTTCACCGTCATTTGTTATCGCCATCTTAGTGATTATTGCCGGACATCTGGTGCTGACGCGCACGATTTTTGGTCGTCATTTAATTGGAATTGGCACGAACGAAGAGGCGGTACGATTATCGGGTATTAATCCTGCGCCGTATAAAGTGATCGTCTTTGCACTCATGGGCGCATTGGCCGGGCTGGCTTCATTGTTTCAGGTGGCACGTCTGGAAGCGGCCGATCCCAACGGTGGTGTTGGAATGGAATTACAAGTCATTGCGGCGGTCGTCATTGGCGGTACCAGCTTGATGGGGGGCAGGGGTTCGGTTATCTGTACGTTTCTGGGGGCGCTGATCATTTCAGTTTTGGCGGCTGGGCTGGCGCAAATTGGCGCAAGTGAACCAACAAAACGTGTGATTACGGGGGCAGTCATTGTGGTTGCCGTGGTATTGGACACTTACCGTAGCCACCGTCAAAAACGATAG
- a CDS encoding PTS sugar transporter subunit IIB — MKNIVLCCAAGMSTSMLVQRMKDAAQKKGIEVSIKAVPVAEFKANINDADIVLLGPQVKYEQAKLQALADPMGKKVAVIDMMDYGMMKGDVVLEKALKLME, encoded by the coding sequence ATGAAGAATATCGTTTTATGCTGCGCTGCAGGAATGTCCACCAGTATGCTGGTTCAACGCATGAAGGACGCCGCTCAGAAAAAAGGCATCGAGGTCTCAATTAAAGCCGTACCGGTGGCCGAATTTAAAGCAAATATCAACGATGCAGATATCGTCCTGCTCGGGCCGCAGGTTAAGTATGAGCAAGCTAAGTTACAGGCTCTGGCTGATCCTATGGGCAAAAAAGTCGCCGTCATCGACATGATGGACTACGGCATGATGAAAGGCGATGTCGTGCTTGAGAAAGCCCTTAAGTTAATGGAGTGA
- a CDS encoding PTS lactose/cellobiose transporter subunit IIA, translating to MEDLESIIMELLVNAGAARSSALTALQLARKGDFEGAGKAMEESREFVKQAHGIQTQLIGLDEGTGKLPVNLITVHSQDHLMNAMVIQDLATDMIELYRRIPLVS from the coding sequence GTGGAAGATTTAGAATCAATCATCATGGAACTGCTGGTGAATGCGGGTGCCGCACGTAGCTCAGCATTAACCGCGTTGCAGCTTGCTCGCAAAGGTGACTTTGAAGGTGCAGGAAAAGCGATGGAAGAATCTCGTGAGTTTGTGAAACAGGCTCATGGTATCCAGACCCAGCTCATCGGCCTTGATGAAGGTACTGGCAAATTACCGGTTAACCTGATTACCGTTCACTCTCAGGACCACCTGATGAATGCGATGGTGATTCAGGATCTGGCGACCGACATGATTGAACTGTATCGTCGTATTCCTCTGGTCAGCTAA